Proteins from a genomic interval of Nostoc sp. TCL240-02:
- a CDS encoding metal ABC transporter substrate-binding protein, with protein sequence MKGKIIFRFCLGMLLPLALLSCTQKDSNPNTTKGDKPRVVATSTVIADLTQEVAGDEIQLSGILKPGTDPHVYEPVPADSRVLEEANLILYNGYNLEPGLIKLMNASGGKAQKLAVGEAVKSLQLDKGKGEVVPDPHVWGSAENAIAMTNAIRDALIELSPEDKDKFTQKASRLTSELKQLHSWINQEIQTIPADKRKLVTTHDAFQYYGRAYGIAIAGTLIGISTEEQPSAQTVQRLVESIKKIGVPAIFSETTINPALIKTVAQEAEVKLAPNQLYSDSIGAKGSNGDSYIKMMEANTRSIVEALGGKYTPFQLKK encoded by the coding sequence ATGAAGGGAAAAATTATTTTCCGGTTTTGTTTGGGAATGCTTTTGCCTTTGGCTTTATTAAGTTGTACACAAAAAGACTCTAACCCTAACACCACCAAGGGGGATAAGCCGCGAGTTGTTGCAACTAGCACTGTCATTGCTGATTTGACACAAGAGGTTGCAGGGGATGAAATTCAACTAAGTGGAATTCTTAAACCGGGTACCGATCCTCATGTTTACGAACCAGTACCAGCAGACAGCAGGGTTTTGGAAGAAGCTAACTTGATTTTGTATAACGGCTACAACCTGGAACCGGGACTGATTAAATTAATGAATGCTTCTGGTGGTAAGGCGCAGAAGTTAGCTGTAGGGGAAGCCGTCAAATCTTTGCAGCTTGATAAAGGCAAAGGCGAAGTAGTGCCAGATCCGCACGTTTGGGGTAGTGCAGAAAATGCGATCGCAATGACGAATGCAATCCGAGATGCGTTGATTGAGTTATCACCTGAAGATAAAGACAAATTTACTCAAAAGGCATCGCGACTTACTAGTGAATTAAAACAGTTACATAGCTGGATTAATCAAGAGATTCAAACTATCCCCGCAGATAAGCGGAAACTGGTGACAACCCATGATGCGTTCCAATATTATGGACGTGCTTATGGGATTGCGATCGCAGGTACTTTAATTGGCATTAGTACCGAAGAACAACCAAGCGCTCAAACAGTCCAGAGATTAGTTGAGTCTATTAAAAAGATCGGCGTTCCCGCAATTTTTTCTGAAACTACAATTAACCCAGCTTTAATTAAAACTGTTGCTCAAGAAGCAGAAGTGAAATTAGCACCAAATCAACTTTACTCTGATTCAATTGGTGCAAAAGGAAGTAATGGAGATTCTTACATCAAAATGATGGAGGCGAATACCCGTAGCATTGTAGAAGCATTGGGGGGAAAATACACGCCATTTCAACTAAAGAAGTAA
- a CDS encoding metal ABC transporter ATP-binding protein: MSSTAAISIAHLGVYYRAQEALRNVSCIVKPGKLTGIFGPNGAGKSTLMKAMLGLVPVSSGTVLCQGKPLMQQLEKVAYVPQRSQIDWTYPATVWDVVMMGRVKKTGWLRSFSTVSRQVAKNAIERVGMSEYCDRPIGQLSGGQQQRVFLARALTQQAEIFCFDEPLVGIDQKTQSVIFEVFHELAADNKIVLVVNHDLGESIAHFDDLILLNRELIATGSRQQVLTEENLHRAYSGKVIYFSDAA, encoded by the coding sequence ATGAGTTCCACAGCAGCAATTAGTATTGCCCATTTAGGGGTATACTACCGGGCACAAGAAGCCTTAAGGAATGTTAGCTGCATCGTCAAACCAGGAAAACTGACGGGTATTTTTGGCCCCAACGGTGCTGGCAAAAGTACCTTGATGAAAGCAATGTTAGGTTTAGTTCCCGTCAGTAGTGGTACGGTGCTATGCCAAGGCAAACCCTTGATGCAACAATTAGAGAAAGTTGCCTATGTACCACAACGTAGCCAAATTGATTGGACTTATCCCGCCACAGTCTGGGATGTAGTCATGATGGGACGAGTAAAGAAAACAGGCTGGTTGCGTAGCTTCTCAACAGTTAGTCGCCAAGTAGCAAAAAATGCCATAGAAAGAGTTGGAATGAGCGAATATTGCGATCGCCCTATTGGACAATTATCAGGAGGACAACAACAACGGGTATTTTTAGCTCGTGCTTTAACACAGCAAGCAGAAATCTTCTGCTTTGATGAACCTCTAGTAGGCATCGATCAAAAAACCCAGTCAGTGATTTTTGAAGTTTTCCATGAACTTGCTGCTGACAACAAAATCGTGCTAGTAGTCAACCACGACTTAGGGGAATCAATCGCTCACTTCGACGACTTAATATTACTAAATCGGGAATTAATCGCCACAGGTTCACGCCAACAAGTGCTTACCGAAGAAAATCTGCATCGTGCTTATAGCGGTAAAGTAATCTACTTTTCTGATGCTGCATAA
- a CDS encoding metal ABC transporter permease — protein sequence MLEALIEPLQYGFMQRSLVIAILVGMLCAVVGSYLMVQRLALLGDAISHSVLPGLAIAFMVGANIYVGAFIAGVLSTMAIAWIRVRSPIKEDAAMGIVFSAFFALGITLITVIQKDNKIDLNHFLFGNILGVTIDEVRDTAIIATIVLIVVLLLYKELLFYTFDPLGAQAAGLPVNRLNFGLMVLIALTIVASMKAVGVILVLSLLITPGATAYLLVKRLNQVMILGAVVGVISSISGMYLSYFYNLPSGPAIVLVVSGLFLLALLFSPKYGIFTSKQLKTKE from the coding sequence ATGTTAGAAGCATTAATTGAGCCGTTGCAATATGGTTTTATGCAGCGATCGCTCGTGATTGCCATTTTAGTTGGGATGTTGTGTGCGGTTGTCGGCAGTTACCTAATGGTACAGCGACTAGCCTTGCTGGGTGATGCCATCAGTCACTCAGTTTTGCCCGGACTAGCGATCGCTTTTATGGTGGGAGCAAATATATATGTGGGGGCATTCATTGCCGGCGTTCTGAGTACAATGGCGATCGCCTGGATTAGAGTGCGATCGCCAATCAAAGAAGATGCAGCAATGGGTATAGTTTTTTCGGCATTTTTTGCACTTGGCATCACCCTAATTACTGTTATTCAAAAAGATAATAAAATCGACTTAAATCACTTCCTTTTTGGCAACATTCTCGGTGTTACCATTGATGAAGTGCGAGACACTGCGATCATTGCCACTATTGTTTTAATAGTTGTTCTTTTATTATATAAAGAGCTTTTATTTTACACATTTGATCCTTTAGGCGCTCAAGCCGCAGGTTTGCCCGTCAATCGGCTGAACTTTGGATTGATGGTGCTAATAGCTTTGACAATTGTCGCCAGCATGAAAGCTGTGGGTGTGATTTTAGTATTATCGCTTTTAATTACACCAGGAGCCACCGCTTATTTATTAGTGAAGCGTCTCAACCAAGTCATGATTTTGGGTGCAGTCGTTGGCGTAATTTCCAGTATTAGTGGGATGTACCTCAGCTACTTTTATAACTTGCCCTCTGGCCCTGCGATCGTTTTAGTCGTATCGGGATTATTTTTGCTGGCATTATTATTTAGTCCTAAATACGGTATTTTTACGAGTAAACAACTTAAAACTAAAGAATAA
- a CDS encoding Rieske 2Fe-2S domain-containing protein: MKNNYSTNGKIPARIKTRRDFLTYTLGGTVASVAIAYLFPKVSQGREISLETLCSLYPKNSRCENYLPGSEALDKDGKKIETNALLTTAKPGIPILVKGLSDNSVDYLIIQDGPKIAEYAINPTCTHLGCTVEWDLEKNHFVCPCHGSQYDSQGRVVHGPAKRSLPLITVVVKQNQVRLVNQKPAVDPLKLPISN; encoded by the coding sequence ATGAAAAATAATTATTCTACTAACGGCAAAATTCCAGCTAGGATAAAAACGCGCCGGGATTTTTTAACTTATACGCTAGGTGGTACAGTTGCATCAGTAGCGATCGCATATCTTTTTCCCAAAGTCAGCCAAGGTCGTGAAATCAGCCTAGAAACCCTTTGCTCCCTTTATCCAAAGAATTCGCGCTGTGAAAATTATCTTCCCGGATCTGAGGCACTGGACAAAGACGGCAAGAAAATTGAAACTAACGCATTATTAACAACTGCAAAGCCCGGAATTCCGATTCTTGTAAAAGGCTTGTCAGACAATAGCGTTGATTATCTCATCATTCAAGACGGGCCAAAGATTGCTGAGTATGCTATTAATCCAACTTGTACCCATTTAGGATGTACAGTTGAGTGGGATCTGGAGAAGAATCACTTTGTTTGTCCTTGTCATGGATCTCAATACGATTCTCAGGGTCGAGTCGTTCATGGCCCTGCAAAGCGCTCTTTACCACTGATTACTGTAGTAGTCAAGCAAAATCAAGTTCGTTTAGTGAATCAAAAACCTGCTGTAGATCCTCTTAAGCTACCAATATCAAATTAG
- a CDS encoding HAD family hydrolase gives MTASSPTILALDFDGVICDGLIEYFEVAWRTYCEIWSPANDTPADDLALRFYRLRPVIETGWEMPVLIKALVDGIPDEKILHEWLSIAPQLLLNDKLQAREIAEKLDNQRDEWITTDLDGWLSLHRFYPGVVEKLKLTLDSGVQLYIVTTKEGRFVQQLLQQEGINLPTNAIYGKEVKRPKYEILRELKQQAENKPVSLWFVEDRLKTLQLVQQQTDLGDVKLFLADWGYNTQAEREAAQNDPQIHLLSLSQFARDFPAWL, from the coding sequence ATGACCGCAAGTAGTCCCACGATTTTAGCCCTGGACTTTGATGGAGTGATTTGCGACGGACTAATTGAATATTTTGAGGTAGCATGGCGTACCTACTGTGAAATTTGGTCGCCAGCTAACGACACACCAGCAGATGATTTAGCTTTGAGATTCTATCGCCTACGCCCTGTAATTGAGACGGGTTGGGAAATGCCCGTTTTAATCAAAGCCTTAGTAGATGGAATTCCTGATGAGAAAATTCTTCATGAATGGTTAAGCATCGCCCCACAACTTTTGTTAAATGACAAGCTACAAGCAAGAGAAATTGCTGAAAAATTAGATAACCAACGTGATGAATGGATTACCACAGATTTAGACGGTTGGCTAAGTCTGCATAGATTTTATCCGGGTGTAGTAGAAAAGCTCAAATTAACTCTTGACAGTGGAGTTCAGCTATACATTGTGACAACTAAAGAAGGACGTTTTGTACAGCAGTTATTACAACAAGAAGGAATTAATTTACCGACAAATGCAATTTATGGGAAAGAAGTCAAGCGTCCCAAATATGAAATTTTGCGAGAATTAAAACAACAAGCAGAAAACAAGCCAGTTAGTCTCTGGTTTGTAGAAGATAGACTCAAGACATTGCAGTTAGTCCAACAGCAAACAGACCTTGGAGACGTAAAACTATTTCTTGCAGACTGGGGCTATAATACTCAAGCAGAAAGAGAAGCTGCTCAAAATGATCCGCAAATTCATTTGTTATCACTGTCTCAGTTTGCCAGAGATTTTCCTGCTTGGCTTTAA
- a CDS encoding DNA double-strand break repair nuclease NurA — MLDLTKLARQMQGLSQHLTLEAAASRQRLELAQQHLKNAYESQQDLIDRQEKWRDRILFANATPIEPLETCIDISVPPKIHTVIATDGSQIAPNHHEIAYCYLLNIGRVVLHYGQNRHPLLDSLPEVFYRPEDLYMSRQWGIRTEEWMSFRRTASETTVLAELACAAKGEAPALAMVDGSLIYWFLEQLPMDARDRILPPILEAWQQMRDAQIPLMGYLSASRSIETMNFLRLLACPHPVPDCKSHCPNQLEKVPCKIFEQLRDTSVWATRLKPGQRSTLWRSNSPILELYGEQTIYFCYVHVGTEIARIEVPAWVAENATMLDQALGLMLAQVQKGYGYPVAIAEAHNQAVVKGGDRARFFALLEQQMIKAGLKNVGTSYKEARKRGSIA, encoded by the coding sequence ATGCTTGATTTAACAAAACTGGCGCGACAAATGCAGGGTTTAAGCCAGCATCTTACCTTAGAAGCTGCTGCCAGTCGCCAGCGTTTAGAATTGGCACAACAACATCTAAAAAATGCTTATGAGTCTCAACAAGATTTAATCGATCGCCAGGAAAAATGGCGCGATCGCATTCTCTTTGCTAATGCTACCCCAATTGAGCCGCTAGAAACCTGCATCGATATCTCAGTTCCCCCAAAAATTCATACTGTAATTGCTACCGATGGTTCCCAAATTGCCCCCAACCATCACGAAATTGCTTACTGTTATCTCCTAAATATTGGCAGAGTCGTCTTACACTACGGACAAAACCGCCATCCGCTACTCGATAGTTTGCCAGAAGTATTTTACCGCCCAGAAGACTTATATATGTCTCGGCAGTGGGGAATTAGAACCGAGGAATGGATGAGTTTCCGCCGCACTGCATCAGAAACAACGGTATTGGCAGAACTTGCCTGTGCAGCAAAGGGGGAAGCACCAGCATTAGCGATGGTAGATGGTTCGTTAATTTACTGGTTTTTAGAACAGTTACCGATGGACGCACGCGATCGCATTTTGCCCCCCATTCTAGAAGCTTGGCAGCAAATGCGTGATGCTCAAATTCCCCTGATGGGTTATCTTAGCGCCTCTCGCAGCATCGAAACAATGAACTTTTTACGATTGTTGGCTTGTCCTCATCCAGTGCCAGACTGTAAAAGTCATTGCCCAAATCAGCTAGAAAAAGTACCTTGTAAAATTTTTGAACAGTTGCGAGATACTTCTGTTTGGGCAACCAGACTCAAACCAGGACAACGCAGCACCCTTTGGCGGAGTAATTCCCCCATCCTCGAACTCTACGGCGAGCAAACCATTTATTTTTGCTATGTCCACGTTGGTACCGAAATCGCCCGAATCGAAGTTCCGGCATGGGTAGCGGAGAATGCAACCATGTTAGATCAAGCACTGGGTCTGATGCTGGCACAAGTGCAAAAAGGATATGGCTATCCAGTTGCGATCGCCGAAGCGCATAATCAAGCAGTGGTAAAAGGTGGCGATAGAGCGCGTTTCTTTGCCCTCCTAGAACAACAAATGATTAAAGCTGGTTTAAAAAATGTCGGAACTTCCTACAAAGAAGCTAGAAAGCGGGGGAGTATTGCTTAA